A window of Corallococcus macrosporus DSM 14697 contains these coding sequences:
- a CDS encoding class I SAM-dependent rRNA methyltransferase codes for MPPQAALPVARVTPKGARSLRHFNPWVYRTEIAAPPDVKGPGAVVLVVDAQGNPIGQALYARRSPLALRLLTRKGPADEPVDDAFFRRRLEAALARRAYLSHRDGLRLVHGEADQLPGLFVDRYGKGLTLQTLSEGMDARKETLARMLVELTGATHVMCRDDASGRDFEGLPREARLLHGEGAARFTYHEGENRFEVDLQGDMKTGAFLDQVDNHLRAGELARGDALDLFSYHGGFALSLSRTCTSVLAVEQDEKAAARARANAEANGRANVTVEHANAFDVLRRFDTGGRRFDTVVLDPPGLAKRREGLATALRAYHELNLRAFRCLKPDGLLVTCSCSGKLDRAAFEQMVLAAAADAKRPVQILERRGAGLDHPVLAGLPETEYLKALYVRAL; via the coding sequence ATGCCCCCCCAAGCAGCCCTGCCCGTCGCGCGTGTCACCCCCAAGGGGGCGCGCTCGCTGCGGCACTTCAATCCCTGGGTGTACCGCACCGAAATCGCCGCCCCGCCCGACGTGAAGGGCCCCGGCGCCGTGGTGCTGGTGGTGGACGCCCAGGGCAACCCCATTGGCCAGGCCCTCTACGCCCGCCGCTCGCCCCTGGCGCTGCGCCTGCTGACGCGCAAGGGCCCCGCCGACGAGCCGGTGGACGACGCCTTCTTCCGCCGCCGGCTGGAGGCGGCCCTGGCGCGCCGGGCGTACCTCTCCCACCGGGACGGGCTGCGCCTGGTGCACGGCGAGGCGGACCAGCTCCCGGGCCTCTTCGTGGACCGCTACGGCAAGGGCCTCACGCTCCAGACGCTCTCGGAGGGCATGGACGCGCGCAAGGAGACGCTGGCGAGGATGCTGGTGGAGCTCACCGGCGCCACCCACGTCATGTGCCGGGACGACGCCTCCGGCCGTGACTTCGAGGGCCTGCCCCGCGAGGCGCGCCTGCTGCACGGCGAGGGCGCCGCGCGCTTCACCTACCACGAGGGGGAGAACCGCTTCGAGGTGGACCTCCAGGGCGACATGAAGACGGGCGCCTTCCTGGACCAGGTGGACAACCACCTGCGCGCCGGGGAGCTGGCGCGCGGTGACGCGCTGGACCTCTTCAGCTACCACGGCGGCTTCGCGCTCTCGCTGTCGCGCACCTGCACGTCGGTGCTGGCGGTGGAGCAGGACGAGAAGGCCGCCGCGCGCGCCAGGGCCAACGCCGAGGCCAACGGCCGCGCCAACGTCACCGTGGAGCACGCCAACGCCTTCGACGTGCTGCGCCGCTTCGACACCGGCGGGCGCCGCTTCGACACCGTGGTGTTGGACCCGCCCGGGCTGGCCAAGCGCCGCGAGGGCCTGGCCACCGCGCTGCGCGCCTACCATGAGCTGAACCTGCGCGCCTTCCGCTGCCTCAAGCCGGACGGGCTGCTCGTCACCTGCTCCTGCTCCGGCAAGCTGGACCGCGCCGCCTTCGAGCAGATGGTGCTGGCGGCCGCCGCGGATGCGAAGCGGCCGGTGCAGATTCTGGAGCGGCGGGGCGCGGGGCTGGACCACCCGGTGCTGGCCGGGCTGCCGGAGACGGAGTACCTGAAGGCCCTCTACGTGCGCGCCCTCTAG
- a CDS encoding DHH family phosphoesterase, producing the protein MNVQVLFHDSCFDGAASAAVFSRFYRERIRPDAAFRYLGLNHKPGAEGIDPAVFTGEENVIVDFRYSQDARLTWWFDHHASAFQQPGDEAHFRADTSGRKFHDAHRKSCTKYLADVARERFGWDASPMAELIHWAEIIDGAQFPSPQMAVALEEPALRIMTVLEANKDPALIPEVIRRMQSESLADLAASPLIATPLAPLLARHQANIERVRARARYERGVVFFDLVDEGVDSLNKFIAYALYPDARYTLWVGKGASRAKVSIGSNPWKPELRRHDLSAIAGRYGGGGHPVVAAVSFKADQADKARAAYAEILAELSSDA; encoded by the coding sequence ATGAACGTCCAGGTCCTCTTCCACGATAGCTGCTTCGACGGCGCCGCCAGCGCGGCCGTGTTCTCCCGCTTCTACCGGGAGCGCATCCGGCCGGACGCGGCCTTCCGGTACCTCGGGCTGAACCACAAGCCGGGCGCCGAGGGCATCGACCCGGCCGTGTTCACCGGCGAGGAGAACGTCATCGTCGACTTCCGCTACAGCCAGGACGCGCGGCTCACGTGGTGGTTCGACCACCACGCCTCCGCCTTCCAGCAGCCGGGGGACGAGGCGCACTTCCGCGCGGACACTAGCGGGCGCAAGTTCCACGACGCGCACCGCAAGAGCTGCACGAAGTACCTGGCCGACGTGGCCCGGGAGCGCTTCGGCTGGGACGCCTCGCCCATGGCGGAGCTCATCCACTGGGCGGAAATCATCGACGGGGCGCAGTTCCCCTCGCCCCAGATGGCGGTGGCGCTGGAGGAGCCCGCGCTGCGCATCATGACGGTGCTGGAGGCCAACAAGGACCCGGCGCTCATCCCCGAGGTCATCCGCCGCATGCAGTCGGAGTCGCTGGCGGACCTCGCCGCCTCGCCGCTCATCGCCACGCCGCTGGCGCCGCTGCTGGCGCGTCACCAGGCGAACATCGAGCGGGTGCGCGCCCGCGCCCGCTACGAGCGCGGCGTCGTCTTCTTCGACCTGGTGGACGAAGGCGTGGACAGCCTCAACAAGTTCATCGCGTACGCGCTGTACCCGGACGCGCGCTACACGCTGTGGGTGGGGAAGGGCGCCTCGCGGGCCAAGGTGTCCATCGGCTCCAACCCGTGGAAGCCGGAGCTGCGGCGGCATGACTTGTCCGCCATCGCCGGGCGCTACGGCGGCGGCGGGCACCCGGTGGTGGCCGCGGTGAGTTTCAAGGCGGACCAGGCCGACAAGGCGCGCGCGGCCTACGCGGAGATCCTGGCGGAGCTGTCCTCCGACGCGTGA
- a CDS encoding metallopeptidase family protein yields the protein MSRRGLLAFCLLLTACKRGAPASEAPDASSPAVSAPAPGAPTASVRPAPPPEDATHRVQPLAVCRADGAAPLDASRRYFEEGRFEEALSCAAQAAALEPDLAAAHAERGVSLAALGREAEAQLAYARALAIDPGDPSALLGSAHLYAVQLPSTRERDELGALYAERGLSQPGTPPELIPHLALVAAMAFNDLGQAEASLAHAAIVLARNPGSREALYERALALFELCRFREARATFASLVDDPERAAHAHHHLGLLLEREGKWKQAQVHFDKARALAPEDFPEPPLPPEEAFRAEVVKAVAALPEDMRGDLDGVPVTAEELPADADLLANQPPLSPTILGLFRGPPLAEPCDGSEVPCRSVVLYRRNLARAVRTPDELREQIRVTLLHEIGHLRGEDDEELAARGLE from the coding sequence ATGTCGCGGCGCGGTCTGCTCGCCTTCTGCCTTCTCCTCACTGCCTGCAAGCGCGGCGCTCCGGCCTCCGAAGCGCCGGACGCCTCCAGTCCCGCCGTGAGCGCGCCCGCCCCCGGGGCGCCCACCGCCAGCGTGCGCCCCGCGCCGCCGCCCGAGGACGCCACCCACCGCGTGCAACCGCTGGCCGTGTGCCGCGCGGATGGCGCGGCCCCGCTGGACGCATCGCGTCGCTACTTCGAGGAGGGGCGCTTCGAGGAGGCGCTGTCCTGCGCCGCCCAGGCCGCCGCGCTGGAGCCGGACCTGGCCGCCGCCCACGCGGAGCGAGGCGTCTCGCTGGCCGCCCTGGGCCGGGAGGCGGAGGCGCAGCTCGCCTACGCGCGGGCGCTGGCCATCGACCCGGGGGACCCCTCCGCGCTGCTGGGCTCGGCGCACCTGTACGCCGTGCAGCTCCCGTCCACCCGGGAGCGGGACGAGCTGGGCGCCCTCTACGCGGAGCGTGGCCTGTCCCAGCCGGGCACGCCCCCGGAGCTGATTCCGCACCTCGCGCTGGTGGCGGCCATGGCCTTCAATGATTTGGGGCAGGCGGAGGCCTCGCTGGCGCACGCCGCCATCGTCCTCGCGCGCAACCCCGGCAGCCGCGAGGCCCTCTACGAGCGCGCCCTGGCCCTCTTCGAGCTGTGCCGCTTCCGCGAGGCCCGCGCCACCTTCGCCAGCCTGGTGGACGACCCGGAGCGCGCCGCGCACGCCCACCACCACCTGGGCCTGCTGCTGGAGCGCGAGGGCAAGTGGAAGCAGGCGCAGGTCCACTTCGACAAGGCGCGCGCGCTGGCGCCGGAGGACTTCCCCGAGCCGCCGCTGCCCCCGGAGGAGGCCTTCCGCGCGGAGGTGGTGAAGGCCGTCGCCGCGCTGCCCGAGGACATGCGCGGGGACCTGGACGGCGTGCCCGTCACCGCGGAGGAGCTGCCCGCGGACGCGGACCTGCTGGCCAACCAGCCGCCCTTGTCGCCCACGATTCTGGGCCTGTTCCGGGGCCCGCCGCTGGCCGAGCCCTGTGACGGCTCCGAGGTGCCGTGCCGCTCCGTGGTGCTCTACCGCCGCAACCTGGCGCGCGCCGTCCGGACGCCCGACGAGCTTCGCGAGCAGATCCGCGTGACGTTGCTGCACGAAATCGGGCACCTTCGCGGCGAGGACGACGAAGAACTGGCCGCTCGCGGCCTGGAGTGA
- a CDS encoding Maf family protein, which produces MSELILASTSSARRALMDGLGLAYRAEAPGVDEVVSPSVSVTDAVRELAARKARAVHQRHPAAWVLGADQLVEVGGEVLSKPEDRSAAREQLRKLVGNTHAIHTGVCLLGPGGQVHEAVETARLTFYAVTAEELERYLDLNEWEGCCGSYRVEEAGQALLERLEGDRANVQGLPMTTVVRLLRRAGFPFFERR; this is translated from the coding sequence ATGAGCGAATTGATTCTGGCCTCCACGTCGAGCGCCCGGCGGGCCTTGATGGATGGCCTGGGGCTGGCCTACCGCGCCGAGGCCCCCGGCGTGGACGAGGTGGTGTCTCCGAGCGTGTCCGTCACCGACGCGGTGCGGGAGCTCGCGGCGCGCAAGGCCCGCGCGGTGCACCAGCGGCACCCCGCCGCCTGGGTGCTGGGCGCGGACCAGCTCGTCGAGGTGGGAGGCGAAGTCCTCTCCAAGCCCGAGGACCGGAGCGCGGCGCGCGAGCAACTGCGCAAGCTCGTGGGCAACACCCACGCCATCCACACCGGGGTGTGCCTGCTGGGCCCGGGCGGGCAGGTGCACGAGGCCGTGGAGACGGCGCGGCTGACCTTCTACGCGGTGACGGCGGAGGAGCTGGAGCGCTACCTCGACCTCAACGAATGGGAGGGCTGCTGCGGCAGCTACCGCGTGGAGGAGGCCGGACAGGCCCTGCTGGAGCGGCTCGAAGGTGACCGCGCCAACGTGCAGGGCCTGCCCATGACGACGGTGGTGCGCCTGCTGCGGCGGGCGGGCTTCCCCTTCTTCGAGCGCCGCTGA